Genomic DNA from Leptospira hartskeerlii:
AATTGGAAGCAGAGTGTAGGATAATCGAAACTATATTAAATTTATTGAAAATGAATGGAAAAGAGAATATTGCAATTTGTAGTCATGGCTTTGTTCTTTCCAGATTTTATAATCGTTTTTCTTCCAAGGAATTTCCCCAGTCTAAACTTGAAAACTGTGAAGTATTGGAATTATTTCTTTCGTTGGAGATTTCGGAAAGAAATTCTATATGAGTAAAATAAATTAGAATGACCTTTTCGAAGACGAAAGACTTTTTTAATTGAATAAATCGAGACAATTCAAAAGATCGTCTTAACTTTCAGGATGAAGTTGGGTGTAAATCCCACGCTGACCCGCAACTGTGATCGAAATAGATCAAAAAGATATTATCTTTTTGTTTCCGTTCCGCAAGCCAGATCTCCCTGCAGACTAAAACCTCGAGGTTAGGTATGTTAGCATTCTCGCTAAGCACGTCCGTGCATCCGCGAAGGGCCCCGGAAGTTAAAAATCGGGGCTCCCGCAAACCAGGGTAAATTCCTAATTTTGTACATTATAAAAATTATATATTCTTATTTTGACATGAATTAGACTAACATTAATTAGTTTATCTTTGTTTCGGAAGTTTTCCAAAGAAAACGGACGAAAACATGAGGCGAAACATCTTTCGGATTGCCGGACTATGCATATTCTTATCTTACTTTGTCTTTGCGGCATTCTTCCCTATCCTTTCTCAGGATGAGGAAACAAAACCGACTAATGGAAAAGAAAGAACAGTAGCGGAAAAATTAGAACTAAAAAAGAAAATCTCCGAATATAGACCTGACGCTATCGTGATCAGAGACAGAAGATCAAACTTGATCGGGATCGCTTCTTCTGCAAGCGAAGGTGTGGTAGGTTCCGATCAAATTAAAACAAGACCCATTATGAGACAGGGAGAGATCGCCGAGTTGATCCCCGGTGTGATCGTAACCCAACATAGCGGTGGAGGAAAAGCAAATCAGTTTTTCCTAAGAGGTTTCAACTTAGACCATGGAACCGACCTTTCCTCTAATGTGGATGGAATGCCTGTTAATAACGTTAGCCATGCACATGGACAAGGTTATACAGATCTGAATTTTCTAATTCCGGAACTTGTGGAACAAATGCAATATAAGAAAGGAGTCTACTATGCAGACCAAGGTGATTTTGCTTCCGCAGGTGCATTCAATATTTCTTATTTTAAAAGTTTGCCCAAAGGTATCGCGAATGTGGAAGGAGGAACCTTAGGTTATGCAAGAACTCTTATTGCAAAGTCTCACAAAATAGGACCAGGTGATCTTCTATATGCATTCGAAATTTCTCATAACGACGGACCTTGGGTGATTTCAGATAACTTCCGAAGAGTAAATGGCGTCACAAGTTATTCTGTAGGAGATAAACAGAAAGGATTCAGCATCAGTCTTATGGGTTATAAAGGTAACTGGCATTCTACAGGACAAGCTCCTAAAAGAGCTCTTAGAACGGGAGATTCCTGGTTGGATCCGGATTCCGGTTTGAGTAGATTCGAAAGTGTGGATCATAATGATGGTGGATGGTCAAACAGAGCAAGTGTCAATTTCGAAGCTCATCGTTTGGAAAAAAGATACGAAGCAAAAACGCAATTCTACGGAATATATTATGATTTGCGATTATTCGCAAACTTCACATATTATTTGGACGACCACGAAAGAGGAGACCAACATGAACAAGCGGATCGAAGAACAATCGTAGGAAGCAAGTCTAGTTATAAGGATATCTGCGATTTCTGGGGAATCAGAATGGAGAATACGGTCGGACTTCAGATAAGAAGGGATTATATTCAGAACGGTCTTTTCCATACTGAAGAAAGAGCAAGGATAGAAACCGTAAGAGAAGATGGAATAATACAGATCAGCTCAGGTATATATTATGAAAATAAGATACAATGGTCTAAAAAATTTAGGACCGTATTTGGATTGAGAGGAGATTATTATAAATTTATCGTAGATGATTGGGGAACGAAAGAGAAAGCAGATAAAAACGCAAGGCTCTACAGTCCTAAAGGAAGTATTATTATAGGACCTTGGTTCAAAACGGAGTTTTATATAAGTGGAGGATACGGATTCCACAGCAACGACGCAAGAGGAGTGGTCCAAAAATCAGACCCTGCAGATCCACTAGTCCAAACAAGAGGTGGAGAAGTCGGCCTAAGAACCGAGCCAGTTCATGGTTGGCAATCGACATTCTCCGTTTGGCAATTGGATATGAATTCTGAACTTTTATTTACGGGAGACAATGGAACTACGGAAGCTAGCAGACCAAGCACTCGAAAAGGATTCGAATGGGCCAATTATTATTCTTACAGTTCTTGGCTCATGATAGATGCGGATTTTGCTACTTCCAGATCCAGGTTCAGAGACAATGAACTTTCAGGGAATTATATTCCAGGGTCCATCCGTAATACGTTGGCATCCGGGATTACTTTAAAAAATCCTGATGGTTTTTTCGGATCACTTAGGGTAAGATATTTTGGAAATCGTTCCTTGATCGAAGATAATACTGTCCGCTCTCCCGCGACCACTACGGTGAATTTACAGTTTGGGAGGAATTTCGGGGAAGATTTGAGTATCGTTCTTGAAGTATTCAATTTATTGAATACTCATGTAAGCGATATAGATTATTATTATGCATCCAGATTGAAAAATGAACCTGTCGGTCCGAATGAAGGAGGGTACAATGACATCCATACCCACCCTGCTCAGCCTAGATCGATACGACTTTCTATGAGGGCTTCTTTTTAGGATCTATTTTTTAACGTAGTCTCGTATTACCAAAATACGATCTACGTCCACTTCCTTATTTTTAGGAACAGACTTAGTAAATGTAAAAACTTCAGTACTGAGTCCGTTCTTAGAGAGCAAAAGCCCGTGAGAAGGGACTATCTCAAGGGGGATTTTTTCCGCAAAATGATTATCCAATTCGAAACTTTCCATATCCGGAAGATTTTTCATACTCAATACATCGGCGAGAGGTTTTCCGATAGCATCAGATTCTAGCCAACCGGTAAGTTTTTCAGCTGATAAATTCATAAAGGAGATTTGTCCCTTCGAATCGAAAGCAATCACTCCTTCTTGCATATTCCGAAGCTCGGCAGAAACAAGTCTCGCCTTTTCCATCAGCTCCTTCTCCACTTCGTGTTTATACAAGATTAGTTCGATCACTATTTGTAATTCTCTGGTTTGAAAAGGTTTTAGAATATACGCATTCGGTTCGGTTAATTTAGCCCGTGTTAACGTCTGAGAATCGGAAGAAGCTGTAATATATACGATAGGAACATCTAAAAATTTTCGGATCCTTTTCGCTGCATCTATTCCATCCAAATACCCATTCGCAAGAACTATATCGATCAGGATCAGATCGGGCTGGAGCGCGATTGCCTGCTTGACCGCAGTTTCGCCTGTGTTTGCAATACTAGGCTCGGGATATCCCATCCTTATTAGTCTATGACGGATATCCTGGGCAACAAGCCCCTCGTCTTCTACGATCAAAATCCTAGTGTCCTTCATTTAACCCCCGAAAATATTCTTACTTTATTAAATTCGAATATTATAATTATATCAAACTTCCGCCTCTTCAGAAGAGGGTTTGATCAGATCTTTCACGCCGTGCAGTATGGCGGACATGTTCCTTCTCTCTCTTTTTCTCTTTTTATCCAGTCCATGTTTGTTCAAAGCGATTTCTATAGCGATCTGCAACTCTTTAGTCTGAAAAGGTTTTAGCAGATATCCGTAAGGCCTTGTAGGTTTGCTGCGAAGAAGAGTAGACTCATCCGCGTAAGCTGTAAGATAGATCACAGGAAGATCCATCTTATCCAAAATTTCTTGGACAGTTTCTATTCCGTCGTAATTCCCTCTGGACAACATAATATCCATGAGAAGAAGGTCCGGTTTATCTAAATAAACTTTCCTTAATGCTTCATTTCCTGTAGAAGCGATGCTTACAAAATCATAACCAAGATCGGACAATTTGCTGAGTATATCCTTGGCGACTATGCTCTCGTCCTCTACGATCAGTATTTTTGCTTCGCTGGAGATCATTTTCGGACTCGGCTCCTTTCTCGAAAGACTAAGGTGAACTTAGTCCCCTTGCTCCGATCCAAGATCAAACTTCCGTCTATTTGATGGGTCAAAGTGTTAACCAATTGTAAACCCAAAGAATCGGTTTGTCGATAGTCAATTTCTTCCGGAAAACCTACCCCGTCATCTTCTACAGTCAAAGAATACTCCTCGTATTTTGACGTAATAGAGATTTGGATCGTTCCCTCTTCCCTGTTCTTAAATCCGTATTTTAATGAATTGGTGACCAGCTCCGTTACGATCAATCCGCAATGGATCGCAGTATCCAATGTTAGATGAACGGATTCGGCATGTATTTCGAATCGTATCCTGGAATTAACTCTGTAGGTTCTCAGAAGGTTTGTAACCAAACTGTTTAAATATTCCTGGAAGTCCGTATGTGCCAGATCCTCGTTTTGGTATAATAACTCATGGATCAGAGCGATTGATTTGATCCTAGACTGGCAATCTTGGAACATTTCCAAAGACTTACGATCCGTTATATAGTTTCCTTGCAGACTTAAGATACTGGAAACAATTTGTAGATTGTTCTTAACCCTATGATGAATTTCCCTGAGTAAGACTTCCTTCTCTTTTAAGGAAGCCGTTAACGCCTCCTCAGCTCTTTTTCGTTCTGCTATCTCGGTCATCAACTCATTGTTGACTCTATGTAGTTCGAAAGTCCTTTCTTCTACTCTTATTTCCAATTCATCATGGCTTTGTCTTAGAAGTTCTTCCTGGATCCGTAATATTTTGTTTTTCTTATGTAGGTCCACGAACACGGAAGCTTTTGATCTTAAGATCTCCGGCGCAGTCGGTTTAACCAAGAAGTCAACCGCTCCCAAAGAATATCCTTTGAACATTCCAGTTTCGTTATTTGCATAAGCGGTGAGAAAAATGATCGGGATCTTGGCACATTTTTCCCTTTGCCGGATCAATGCTGCAGCTTCGAATCCGTCCATTCCGGGCATTCTTACGTCCATGAAGATCAATGCTACTTCGTCAGGTTCGTCTAGAAGTGCCTTCAATGCTTCTTCTCCTGAACCCGCTTTGATCAAATTCAATTCAGGGCTCTTAAGAATATGCTCCATTACCTGCAAATTATCTGCATGGTCGTCTACGAGTAAAATACTCACTTTCATTGGCTGTTCCATATCTTCTACCTGCACAACAACACCCGAAGCAGAGAAAGCAAATGGTCCACACTGACCGGCTTAGTTATATATTCTGTCGCGCCGGCCTCTATACATTTTTCACGGTCCCCTTTCATCGCTTTTGCCGTAAGCGCTAAAATAGGCAGATTTACAAATTCAGTCTTAGAACGGATCACTTTCATTGCTTCGTATCCGTCCATATCCGGCATCATTACATCCATAAGAACGATCTCTATATCCGGATTCTTTTCCAAAATATTAATTCCGTCTAACGCATTCTCCGCATAATGTATTTTCATTTTATGTAATTCCAACATACTCGTTAACGCGAATATATTCCTTACATCGTCATCTACGATCAGAACCTTATGGCCTTCTAGAGAATATGTATCTCCCGACTTAGAAACCGATTCAGGTTCATGCAAATGAATCTTGATCTCTTCGAGTGAAGTTGCATAAGAATTTACAAATTTCAGAATATTCGAACCATTAAAGGATAGAAGTTTCTGAAAATTTTCAGGTCCATTCTGCTCGTCCGAATAGAATAGTATCAATGTTCTCTCCGGATCTAATAAATTAATCTTAGAAACCAGATCGGTAACGGACATATCCTGAAATTTACTCCCGATAAGAATACAATCCGGGATTTCTTTTTTTAGAATGTCTAAAACTTCCTGACCGGACTCTATATTCTTCAGTACGAGATCCTTGGAGGTAAGTTTTTCCTCTAGGAATTTAAAATGTTCCTTCTCTATTCCACAAACATAAACTGTTTTATCTATTTTATGTAAGTAGGTTTTGATCTTCTCGAATGCCTCGTTTAAGGATTCTATTCCGACCGGCTTTCTCAAATGTGAGATTGCTCCGATCTCTAAACTCCTTCTCCAATCGTTCTCTCCGGAAAGCACATGGACAGGAAGTTGCCTGAGTTTAGGATTTCGTTTCAACCAATTTAAGATCAAACTTCCATCCATATCAGAGAGTTGGACGTCCAACAAGACTGCATTAAAAGAAGATTCTTGTAATGCAGAGATCCCACTTTTTCCATCCAAGGCAACTGTTCCCTTGAACCCGTTACTCTTAGCGATCTCCAAAAGAGACTTCGCAAATGTTTCATCTTCCTCTATAATCAAAACCTTTTCTTTGGATTCGTTTTGAGTTTCATCCTCTAAAACTCTTCGCGTGGCTTTGATCTTACTTCTTACATAGGAATCATTTGAACCGGAAGAATCATTATCAGGATTCTCAGACCATTTGATCGAATCAGGCTCGATAGGATTTTCTTCCACTTGGATATAATCCATTGGAAGGTATAAGGTGAACTTACTCCCAACCTCAGGTTCACTTTCCAATTTTAATTCTCCACCTAAGATTCGAGTGATCTCTTTGCTAATGGAAAGCCCAAGTCCAGTTCCTCCATATTTTCTGCTAGTGCTTCCGTCCGCTTGTCGGAAGGCTTCGAAGATCAGACCTTGTTTTTCGGCAGAAATACCAATTCCAGTATCAATCACGGAGAATGCGATCACACTACCTCCTTGGTTTAAGATCTTATGATCCTTACTCCAGCCTGCAGAAGAAGATTCTATTCTAAGCTTCACGCCACCTTTATGAGTAAATTTGAATGCATTAGAAAGAAGGTTCTGGAGAATCTGCTGCAATCTTTGCAAGTCAGTAGTGATCCTAGAAGGAAGTTCGGGATCTATTTCCACTTGGAATTTCAAGTCCTTATTCCTTGCAGTTTCTCTAAAAGAACGATCTAAATATCCTCCCAATTCTTCAATAGAAACAGAATCCAGATCCACACTCATCTTACCGGACTCAATTTTAGAAAGATCTAATATATCGTTAATCAACTGTAATAGATCGTTTCCTGAACTATGGATAGTTTTTGCATATTCAGTCTGTTTTTCAGATAAGTTTCGACTCTCATTATCATACAATAATCGAGATAGGATCAGCATATTGTTCAACGGAGTTCTCAACTCGTGTGACATGTTTGCCAAAAACTCCGATTTGTATCTGGAAGTAAGCGCAAGCTGGCGGGCCTTTTCTTCCAGGGAATGTCTGGCCTGTTCTACTTCTCTATTCTTTCTTTCTACCTCACTGTTCTTTTTGGCGAGTAGTCTTGCTTTCTCTTCTAATTCTTCGTTCTTTTCCTGCAACTCCTCCCTTTGGTCCTTAAGCATATCCTCGGACGCCTTTAGGGATTTGGCTTGTTCTTCCAATCGTTGGTTGGTATTGGTCAATTCTTCTTGTCGTCCTTGTAACTCTTCTGTCAGAGTTTGAGATTGGATCAGAAGTTCTTCCGTCCTCATCCCTGCAGCAATTGTATTCAATACGATCCCGATACTTTCAGTCAACTGATCCAAAAAATTCAAATGGATCGGAGTGAAGTTTGAGAAGGATGCAAGCTCTATCACTGCCTTCACTTCTCCCTCGAATAACACCGGTAAGACGACTATATTGATCGGAGGAGCTTCTCCTAAAGCCGAATTGATCATGATATAGCTGGAAGGGACATGTGTAACGAGTATCCTTTCTTTTTCCAGGAAACATTGACCGATCAGACCTTCTCCAGGATAGAAACGGTTCGATAGGTTTTTCCTTTCTTGGTAGGCGTAACTTACTAGTAGTTTGAGTAATGGACCTTCTTCTACATTTTCAGTAATGAAGAATGCGCCATGTTGTGCGGAAACAAGTGGAGCAAGTTCGGACAAAATCAATTTGCTTACGTTGACTAAATTCCTTTGTCCTTGTAATAATCTTGTGAATTTTGCTAGGTTCGTTTTTAACCAGTCTTGCTCCGTATTGATCCGAGTAGTTTCCCTTAAGTTTCGGATCATTTCGTTAATATTATCCGATAAGGCTGCCACCTCTCCAGCAGCTTGGATGGTAACTGTTCGAGATAGATCACCTTTGGTCACACCTGTTGCCACTTCCGCGATCGCTCTCACCTGAGTGGTCAAGTTAGAAGCGAGCTGGTTCACGTTATCCGTAAGGTTTCTCCAAAGACCCGCGGCACCTGGCACACTTGCTTGGCCTCCCAATCTTCCTTCGATACCCACTTCTTTTGCAACCGTGGTCACCTGGTCTCCGAAAAGCCCCAAGGTATCGATCATGTCGTTAATCGTATCCGAGAGTTCTGCGATCTCTCCTTTTGCTTCTAAATATAACTTTTTCTTTAAGTCCCCGTTTGCAACGGAAGTTACTACTTTGGCGATGCCCCTTACTTGCGTGGTAAGATTGTTCGCCATGAAGTTCACACTATCTGTAAGATCCTTCCAGATACCTGCAACCCCTTGCACATTTGCCTGTCCGCCCAGTTTACCTTCTGTTCCCACCTCTCGAGCAACCCTGGTTACCTCGGAAGCAAATGAGTTCAACTGGTCCACCATCGTGTTGATGGTATCCTTCAGTTCAAGGATCTCTCCTTTAACATCCACCGTGATCTTCTTGGATAAGTCACCCCGAGCAACCGCTGTAGTAACTTCGGCAATATTACGCACCTGACCTGTAAGGTTGGATGCCATTGAGTTCACACTATCCGTTAAGTCTTTCCAAGTTCCTGCAACTCCTCGAACGTCCGCCTGACCACCTAACTCTCCTTCTGTTCCCACTTCTCGAGCAACCCGGGTTACCTCGGAAGCGAATGAGTTCAACTGGTCCACCATCGTGTTGATGGTATCCTTCAACTCAAGGATCTCTCCCTTAACATCCACCGTGATCTTCTTAGATAAGTCACCTCGAGCAACTGCTGTAGTAACTTCGGCAATATTACGCACCTGACCTGTGAGGTTAGACGCCATTGAGTTTACACTATCTGTTAAGTCTTTCCAAGTTCCTGCAACTCCTCGAACATCCGCTTGTCCACCAAGTTTACCTTCTGTTCCCACCTCTTTCGCAACCCGGGTTACCTCGGATGCGAAGGAGTTCAACTGGTCCACCATCGTATTGATCGTGTTTTTAAGTTCTAAGATTTCTCCCTTAACATCCACAGTGATCTTCTTGGATAAGTCACCGGTCGCAACTGCCTTGGTAACTTCCGCGATATCACGCACTTGGCCGGTCAAGTTACCGGCCATAAAGTTCACACTATCCGTTAAGTCTTTCCAAGTTCCTGCAACTCCTCGAACGTCCGCTTGTCCACCAAGCTTACCCTCTGCCCCTACCTCTCGCGCAACCCTCGTTACCTCGGAAGCGAATGAATTCAACTGGTCCACCATCGTATTGATTGTGTTTTTGAGTTCTAAGATCTCTCCCTTAACATCCACCGTGATCTTTTTGGATAAATCTCCGTTCGCTACTGCTGTAGTAACTTCGGCAATATTACGCACCTGACCTGTAAGGTTGGATGCCATCGAGTTAACACTATCTGTTAAGTCTTTCCAAGTTCCCGCAACACCCTGAACGTCCGCCTGCCCACCTAACTCTCCTTCTGTTCCCACCTCTCGCGCAACCCTCGTTACCTCGGATGCGAATGAGTTTAGCTGGTCCACCATCGTGTTGATGGTCACTTTCAGTTCTAGGATCTCTCCCTTAACATCCACTGTGATCTTCTTGGATAAGTCACCCCGAGCAACCGCTGTAGTAACTTCGGCAATATTACGCACCTGACCTGTTAGGTTGGATGCCATTGAGTTCACACTATCTGTTAAATCCTTCCAAGTTCCCGCAACTCCTCGAACATTTGCTTGACCACCCAGTTTACCTTCTGTTCCTACCTCTCGAGCAACCCTGGTTACCTCGGAAGCGAATGAGTTCAACTGGTCCACCATCGTGTTGATAGTATCCTTCAGTTCGAGGATCTCTCCCTTAACATCCACCGTGATCTTCTTGGATAAGTCACCGGTTGCCACTGCTGTAGTAACTTCGGCAATATTACGCACCTGACCCGTAAGGTTGGATGCCATCGAATTCACACTATCCGTTAAGTCTTTCCAAGTTCCCGCTACCCCCTGTACGTCTGCTTGTCCACCAAGTTTACCTTCTGTTCCCACTTCTCGAGCAACCCTGGTTACCTCGGAAGCGAAGGAGTTCAACTGGTCCACCATCGTGTTGATGGTATCCTTCAGTTCAAGGATCTCTCCCTTAACATCCACCGTGATCTTCTTGGATAAGTCTCCTCGAGCAACTGCTGTAGTAACTTCGGCAATATTACGCACCTGACCCGTAAGATTAGATGCCATTGAGTTCACACTATCCGTTAAGTCTTTCCAAGTTCCCGCAACTCCCTGTACGTCCGCCTGGCCACCTAACTCTCCTTCCGTTCCCACTTCTCGAGCAACCCGGGTTACCTCGGAAGCGAATGAGTTCAACTGGTCCACCATCGTGTTGATGGTATCCTTCAGTTCAAGGATCTCTCCCTTAACATCCACCGTGATTTTCTTGGATAAGTCTCCTCGAGCTACTGCTGTAGTAACTTCGGCAATATTACGCACCTGACCCGTAAGGTTAGATGCCATTGAGTTCACGCTATCTGTTAAGTCTTTCCAAGTTCCCGCTACTCCTCGAACGTCCGCTTGTCCACCAAGTTTACCTTCTGTTCCCACCTCTTTCGCAACCCGGGTTACCTCGGATGCGAAGGAGTTCAACTGGTCCACCATCGTATTGATTGTGTTTTTGAGCTCTAAGATCTCTCCCTTAACATCCACAGTGATCTTCTTGGATAAGTCACCGGTCGCAACTGCCTTAGTCACTTCCGCGATATCACGCACCTGACCTGTAAGGTTAGACGCCATTGAGTTTACACTATCTGTTAAGTCTTTCCAAGTCCCCGCAACTCCTCGAACATCCGCCTGACCACCAAGTTTACCTTCTGTTCCCACCTCTTTCGCAACCCTCGTTACCTCGGAAGCGAATGAATTCAACTGGTCCACCATGATGTTCACAATCTTTGCGGTTCTAAAAAATTCTCCCTTAAGAGGTCTTCCATCTATTTCCAAAGACATGTTTTGAGAAAGGTCACCGCCAGCAACAGCGCCGATCACCCTCATCACTTCCGTATTCGGTTGCACAAGATTTCCGATGAGAGAGTTGATTGAATTCATACAAATCCCCCAAGAACCTATAGAAGAAATACCGCTAACCCTTTGAGAAATTTTACCCTCTTGTCCAACTTCGTTACTGATCCTTTCAAACTCTTTGACCATTCTATCATTTTGGTCCATGATATCATTTATTAAGTCTGAAATTTTACCTGCGATCCCAACTTGGTCCAAAGGCATTCGTTTAGAAAAGTCCCCTCGTTTAAATGCAGTAAGAACTTCCAATAATTGTTTCGGATTTACAGAATCTTTATCTTGTTTGGGATCTATTGTTGGGGCATTCTTCATAGCTGGACCTAAACCTATAATAAAAGGTTAATGCGCACGAAGGAGAATGATGACGTAAAATGCAGAGAATAACAACAATAATTATTTCATAAATACATCGTAGGGATTAAGTTAAACGAAGAATTTTTCTGTCACAAGAAATGTGACAGAATGAAAAGGATATTACAAAAACAAATTGTTCTTAAGTTTGTAAATTTATTCCAAAAGCTTATGATCGTAAGCGTAACGAACAAGTTCTTGTGTGGACTTCAAACTCATCTTCTCGAAAATTCTAGCTCTATATGTGTTTACAGTATTCACACTCAAACCAAGATCCTCTGAAATAGATCGAACATTTTTGCCCTTTACTAAAAGCATGAGTATCTGAAACTCTCTTTCTGAAAGAGTTTCATGAGGAAGTCTATCGGAAGGTTTAGAAAGTTCCCTCACTAACATCTCAGTCGCTTCCGGACTAATATATCTAGCACCTTCTATCACCTTACGAACTGCGGAGATCAACTCATCTCCAGCGCTTGCCTTAGTGATATAGCCGGATGCGCCTGCCTTTAATGCTCGGACTGCAAACCGATCCTCGGGATACATACTTAAGATGAGAACCCTAGTATCAGGAGAAAGTTTATGAACATATTTTAATATATCCAAGCCGCTCATCAGTGGCATATTTATATCTAGGATCAGCACTTGGACTGATTGGCCCGCAAGATAATCCAAAACCTGTTGTCCGTTTTCCGCCTCATAGACGATCTCTATATCTTCTTCTTCCGAAAGGATCTTTCTTAAACCTTCTCGGATCAATAAATGATCATCAGCGATCAATGTGGAAATCATGGGAAATCCTCCTTATTTCGATTTGAGATTGGTATTTTTACGATCACACTTGTGCCTTTTTCGGAGCCGCCAGTGATGGAAACTTCTCCTCCCAATACGACTGCTCTTTCTCTCATTCCGATCAGTCCAAGAGACTTAGATTGATTCATCTTTTTAGGATCTATTCCGATCCCATTGTCTTGGATTTTTAGTATCAGGAACTGGCCTTCTTCCAAACAAGAAACATGTATGGAACTCGCTTTGGAATGTCTGGCTGCGTTAGTCAATGCTTCTTGAAAAATGCGGAATAATGCAATGGATGGATCTTTTTCTAAGAATAGAATTCCGGCAGGGATCTTGATTTCGCAGCGAATTCCGGTCCTTTTTTCGAAATCTTTGGCATACCATTCAATTCCTTCCAATAATCCCAAATCCTCCAAGATCAAAGGTCTGAGTTCAGTTGCGATCCTCTGCACGGATTCGATACCTGAGTCTGCTACCTTAATCATAGATAAAAGTTCCGATACTAATTTGGAGTCAGAACCTTTAGATTTTTGAAAATTATTTTTTAATAATGTAAGATCTATTTTAAGAACAGTTAATAATTGCCCCAACTCGTCGTGGACTTCCCTTGCAACTAATAACCTTTCTTCTTCCCTTACTTCCTGTAATCTGGCGGATAATGCTCTTAACTGTTCCCCTGAAGTCTTGAGATGGTTTTCCGCATCTCTTCTTTCGAATACCCTTCCTATCTGAGAACTAATATGAGAAACAGCTTCGAAAAAAGAAGGATCCGTGGCTTTATTCCCGGAATAAAATTCCAAAACGCCCACTAGATTTTCTTTCACTAAGATAGGAATTCCGATCGCAGCCTCGATCCCAGCTTTGCGAGAAAGTTCTTTTAGTTCTCCTTTTAAATAAGAAGGAAAATTCTCTAGTAGGATCGGTTTTCTCCCACTTCTGACTCGTTCCGAAAGAATAGATTCTTCTTTTTTAGATCTAGTCCTTAATAAATTTCTAAACTCTTTTAGGAATGTTTCTTCTCTGAAAAAGGAGATGGAAGAATATTCCGGTTTTTCGGATTCTTCCAACACTAAACATACGAGGCCTAATTTCCAGTCTGCAATCGCGCATATCCGATCTACCGAAAATTGCAGAACGGATTCAACATCATTTGCTTCGTTTGCAGCGGTTGCGACTTGTTGTAGAAGATTTAAAACCGAGATCTTTTTTAAAAGTTCGTCTTTTGTATTTTGATCTTCTTGATTAGATCTATCAATCGGATCTTCTTTAGAAAATCCTTCTGATTCGCGAGGGAAAGGTTCGGAGAATGAACCGTAATTCGGCTCTTGGTCGATATTCGAAAAGCCTTGCACCCCGCGATTATCTAATTAAAATTATCATC
This window encodes:
- a CDS encoding GAF domain-containing sensor histidine kinase; amino-acid sequence: MQGFSNIDQEPNYGSFSEPFPRESEGFSKEDPIDRSNQEDQNTKDELLKKISVLNLLQQVATAANEANDVESVLQFSVDRICAIADWKLGLVCLVLEESEKPEYSSISFFREETFLKEFRNLLRTRSKKEESILSERVRSGRKPILLENFPSYLKGELKELSRKAGIEAAIGIPILVKENLVGVLEFYSGNKATDPSFFEAVSHISSQIGRVFERRDAENHLKTSGEQLRALSARLQEVREEERLLVAREVHDELGQLLTVLKIDLTLLKNNFQKSKGSDSKLVSELLSMIKVADSGIESVQRIATELRPLILEDLGLLEGIEWYAKDFEKRTGIRCEIKIPAGILFLEKDPSIALFRIFQEALTNAARHSKASSIHVSCLEEGQFLILKIQDNGIGIDPKKMNQSKSLGLIGMRERAVVLGGEVSITGGSEKGTSVIVKIPISNRNKEDFP